A single window of Candoia aspera isolate rCanAsp1 chromosome 3, rCanAsp1.hap2, whole genome shotgun sequence DNA harbors:
- the HSF1 gene encoding heat shock factor protein 1 isoform X3, producing MEPPGAVAGGGAGSNVPAFLTKLWTLVEDPDTDALICWSPSGNSFHVFDQGQFAKEVLPKYFKHNNMASFVRQLNMYGFRKVIHIEQGGLVKPEKDDTEFQHPYFLRGQEHLLENIKRKVTNVSSIKNEDIKVRQDSMTKLLTDVQMMKGRQESMDSKLIAMKHENEALWREVASLRQKHAQQQKVVNKLIQFLISLVQSNRILGVKRKIPLMLNDGSSPHAMPKYGRQYSLEHLHSPSPYSASSPAYGGSKLYSPGSGPIIADVTELARSSPSPCPSSSSFEEERSSPVVRIKEEPPSPSCSPPAEDISPVGTPLSPSAFIDSIFQEDQPGSTSSAAPSAHSARVQPHEKCLSVACLDKNELSEHLDTIDSNLDNLQTVLTTHGFSVDASALLDLFSPSMAVTDMSLPDLDSSLASANSWCITQPSPCSWWTPTLWTWAAQTCPFSSSWGKGPASQRERKAWRTPPSPCSPGQPPPSRRTPRSPKAQLSWRGPSAASVCPAVAVGSLRT from the exons AGCGGGAACAGCTTCCATGTTTTCGACCAAGGCCAGTTTGCCAAGGAGGTCCTTCCCAAATACTTCAAACACAACAACATGGCCAGCTTTGTGCGGCAGTTGAACATGT ATGGTTTTCGAAAGGTGATTCACATCGAGCAGGGTGGCCTGGTAAAGCCCGAGAAGGATGATACTGAATTCCAGCACCCCTACTTCCTCCGTGGCCAGGAACATCTCCTGGAGAATATCAAGAGGAAAGTCACTAAT gtATCCAGCATAAAGAATGAAGATATTAAGGTTCGCCAGGACAGCATGACCAAATTGCTGACAGATGTCCAAATGATGAAGGGCAGGCAAGAGAGTATGGACTCCAAGTTGATAGCAATGAAGCA TGAGAACGAGGCACTGTGGCGAGAGGTGGCCAGTTTGCGGCAGAAGCACGCACAGCAACAGAAGGTTGTCAATAAG CTTATCCAGTTCTTGATTTCCTTGGTGCAGTCCAATCGTATTCTTGGGGTGAAGAGGAAGAT CCCCTTGATGTTGAATGACGGCAGTTCACCCCACGCCATGCCCAAGTATGGCCGGCAGTATTCCTTGGAGCACCTCCACAGCCCGTCCCCATACTCC GCCTCCTCCCCCGCGTACGGCGGCTCCAAGCTGTACTCCCCCGGCTCCGGCCCGATCATCGCTGATGTGACCGAGCTGGCCCGGTCCAGCCCATCCCCCtgccccagcagcagcagctttgagGAGGAGAG GAGCAGCCCCGTGGTCCGTATCAAAGAAGAGCCCCCGAGCCCCTCGTGCAGCCCCCCAGCAGAAGACATCAGCCCCGTCGGCACACCGCTCTCGCCCTCAGCTTTCATCGACTCCATCTTCCAGGAGGACCAGCCTGGGAGCACCTCCTCTGCAGCCCCTTCGGCCCACAGTGCCCGAGTGCAGCCACACGAAAAGTGCCTCAGCGTGGCCTGCCTGGACAA AAATGAGCTGAGTGAGCACCTGGACACCATCGATTCCAACCTGGACAATCTTCAGACTGTGCTAACCACCCATGGCTTCAGCGTGGACGCCAGCGCCTTGCTGGAC CTCTTTAGTCCTTCCATGGCGGTGACGGATATGAGTTTGCCAGATCTCGACAGCAGCTTGGCCAGC gcaaacagctggtgcaTTACACAGCCCAGCCCCTGTTCCTGGTGGACTCCAACGCTGTGGACATGGGCAGCGCAGACATGCCCATTTTCTTCGAGCTGGGGGAAGGGCCCGGCTTCACAGAGGGAGAGGAAGGCTTGGAGGACCCCGCCCTCTCCCTGCTCTCCGGGACAGCCCCCACCAAGCCGCAGGACCCCGCGGTCTCCTAAGGCCCAGCTGAGCTGGAGAGGTCCGTCGGCAGCCTCCGTTTGCCCTGCTGTGGCAGTGGGCTCCCTCAGGACATGA
- the HSF1 gene encoding heat shock factor protein 1 isoform X1 codes for MEPPGAVAGGGAGSNVPAFLTKLWTLVEDPDTDALICWSPSGNSFHVFDQGQFAKEVLPKYFKHNNMASFVRQLNMYGFRKVIHIEQGGLVKPEKDDTEFQHPYFLRGQEHLLENIKRKVTNVSSIKNEDIKVRQDSMTKLLTDVQMMKGRQESMDSKLIAMKHENEALWREVASLRQKHAQQQKVVNKLIQFLISLVQSNRILGVKRKIPLMLNDGSSPHAMPKYGRQYSLEHLHSPSPYSASSPAYGGSKLYSPGSGPIIADVTELARSSPSPCPSSSSFEEERSSPVVRIKEEPPSPSCSPPAEDISPVGTPLSPSAFIDSIFQEDQPGSTSSAAPSAHSARVQPHEKCLSVACLDNVVRAPQMPEVTCLFPSPSASSSSLHCRPQQGNELSEHLDTIDSNLDNLQTVLTTHGFSVDASALLDLFSPSMAVTDMSLPDLDSSLASANSWCITQPSPCSWWTPTLWTWAAQTCPFSSSWGKGPASQRERKAWRTPPSPCSPGQPPPSRRTPRSPKAQLSWRGPSAASVCPAVAVGSLRT; via the exons AGCGGGAACAGCTTCCATGTTTTCGACCAAGGCCAGTTTGCCAAGGAGGTCCTTCCCAAATACTTCAAACACAACAACATGGCCAGCTTTGTGCGGCAGTTGAACATGT ATGGTTTTCGAAAGGTGATTCACATCGAGCAGGGTGGCCTGGTAAAGCCCGAGAAGGATGATACTGAATTCCAGCACCCCTACTTCCTCCGTGGCCAGGAACATCTCCTGGAGAATATCAAGAGGAAAGTCACTAAT gtATCCAGCATAAAGAATGAAGATATTAAGGTTCGCCAGGACAGCATGACCAAATTGCTGACAGATGTCCAAATGATGAAGGGCAGGCAAGAGAGTATGGACTCCAAGTTGATAGCAATGAAGCA TGAGAACGAGGCACTGTGGCGAGAGGTGGCCAGTTTGCGGCAGAAGCACGCACAGCAACAGAAGGTTGTCAATAAG CTTATCCAGTTCTTGATTTCCTTGGTGCAGTCCAATCGTATTCTTGGGGTGAAGAGGAAGAT CCCCTTGATGTTGAATGACGGCAGTTCACCCCACGCCATGCCCAAGTATGGCCGGCAGTATTCCTTGGAGCACCTCCACAGCCCGTCCCCATACTCC GCCTCCTCCCCCGCGTACGGCGGCTCCAAGCTGTACTCCCCCGGCTCCGGCCCGATCATCGCTGATGTGACCGAGCTGGCCCGGTCCAGCCCATCCCCCtgccccagcagcagcagctttgagGAGGAGAG GAGCAGCCCCGTGGTCCGTATCAAAGAAGAGCCCCCGAGCCCCTCGTGCAGCCCCCCAGCAGAAGACATCAGCCCCGTCGGCACACCGCTCTCGCCCTCAGCTTTCATCGACTCCATCTTCCAGGAGGACCAGCCTGGGAGCACCTCCTCTGCAGCCCCTTCGGCCCACAGTGCCCGAGTGCAGCCACACGAAAAGTGCCTCAGCGTGGCCTGCCTGGACAA TGTGGTTCGTGCTCCGCAGATGCCCGAGGTCACCTGCCTTTTCCCCAGCCCTTCCGCCTCCTCTTCCTCACTGCACTGCAGACCACAGCAAGG AAATGAGCTGAGTGAGCACCTGGACACCATCGATTCCAACCTGGACAATCTTCAGACTGTGCTAACCACCCATGGCTTCAGCGTGGACGCCAGCGCCTTGCTGGAC CTCTTTAGTCCTTCCATGGCGGTGACGGATATGAGTTTGCCAGATCTCGACAGCAGCTTGGCCAGC gcaaacagctggtgcaTTACACAGCCCAGCCCCTGTTCCTGGTGGACTCCAACGCTGTGGACATGGGCAGCGCAGACATGCCCATTTTCTTCGAGCTGGGGGAAGGGCCCGGCTTCACAGAGGGAGAGGAAGGCTTGGAGGACCCCGCCCTCTCCCTGCTCTCCGGGACAGCCCCCACCAAGCCGCAGGACCCCGCGGTCTCCTAAGGCCCAGCTGAGCTGGAGAGGTCCGTCGGCAGCCTCCGTTTGCCCTGCTGTGGCAGTGGGCTCCCTCAGGACATGA
- the HSF1 gene encoding heat shock factor protein 1 isoform X2, translating to MEPPGAVAGGGAGSNVPAFLTKLWTLVEDPDTDALICWSPSGNSFHVFDQGQFAKEVLPKYFKHNNMASFVRQLNMYGFRKVIHIEQGGLVKPEKDDTEFQHPYFLRGQEHLLENIKRKVTNVSSIKNEDIKVRQDSMTKLLTDVQMMKGRQESMDSKLIAMKHENEALWREVASLRQKHAQQQKVVNKLIQFLISLVQSNRILGVKRKIPLMLNDGSSPHAMPKYGRQYSLEHLHSPSPYSASSPAYGGSKLYSPGSGPIIADVTELARSSPSPCPSSSSFEEERSSPVVRIKEEPPSPSCSPPAEDISPVGTPLSPSAFIDSIFQEDQPGSTSSAAPSAHSARVQPHEKCLSVACLDNVVRAPQMPEVTCLFPSPSASSSSLHCRPQQGNELSEHLDTIDSNLDNLQTVLTTHGFSVDASALLDLFSPSMAVTDMSLPDLDSSLASIQELLSSQEQQKPAEGEDSAADAGKQLVHYTAQPLFLVDSNAVDMGSADMPIFFELGEGPGFTEGEEGLEDPALSLLSGTAPTKPQDPAVS from the exons AGCGGGAACAGCTTCCATGTTTTCGACCAAGGCCAGTTTGCCAAGGAGGTCCTTCCCAAATACTTCAAACACAACAACATGGCCAGCTTTGTGCGGCAGTTGAACATGT ATGGTTTTCGAAAGGTGATTCACATCGAGCAGGGTGGCCTGGTAAAGCCCGAGAAGGATGATACTGAATTCCAGCACCCCTACTTCCTCCGTGGCCAGGAACATCTCCTGGAGAATATCAAGAGGAAAGTCACTAAT gtATCCAGCATAAAGAATGAAGATATTAAGGTTCGCCAGGACAGCATGACCAAATTGCTGACAGATGTCCAAATGATGAAGGGCAGGCAAGAGAGTATGGACTCCAAGTTGATAGCAATGAAGCA TGAGAACGAGGCACTGTGGCGAGAGGTGGCCAGTTTGCGGCAGAAGCACGCACAGCAACAGAAGGTTGTCAATAAG CTTATCCAGTTCTTGATTTCCTTGGTGCAGTCCAATCGTATTCTTGGGGTGAAGAGGAAGAT CCCCTTGATGTTGAATGACGGCAGTTCACCCCACGCCATGCCCAAGTATGGCCGGCAGTATTCCTTGGAGCACCTCCACAGCCCGTCCCCATACTCC GCCTCCTCCCCCGCGTACGGCGGCTCCAAGCTGTACTCCCCCGGCTCCGGCCCGATCATCGCTGATGTGACCGAGCTGGCCCGGTCCAGCCCATCCCCCtgccccagcagcagcagctttgagGAGGAGAG GAGCAGCCCCGTGGTCCGTATCAAAGAAGAGCCCCCGAGCCCCTCGTGCAGCCCCCCAGCAGAAGACATCAGCCCCGTCGGCACACCGCTCTCGCCCTCAGCTTTCATCGACTCCATCTTCCAGGAGGACCAGCCTGGGAGCACCTCCTCTGCAGCCCCTTCGGCCCACAGTGCCCGAGTGCAGCCACACGAAAAGTGCCTCAGCGTGGCCTGCCTGGACAA TGTGGTTCGTGCTCCGCAGATGCCCGAGGTCACCTGCCTTTTCCCCAGCCCTTCCGCCTCCTCTTCCTCACTGCACTGCAGACCACAGCAAGG AAATGAGCTGAGTGAGCACCTGGACACCATCGATTCCAACCTGGACAATCTTCAGACTGTGCTAACCACCCATGGCTTCAGCGTGGACGCCAGCGCCTTGCTGGAC CTCTTTAGTCCTTCCATGGCGGTGACGGATATGAGTTTGCCAGATCTCGACAGCAGCTTGGCCAGC ATCCAGGAGCTCCTCTCCTCCCAAGAGCAGCAGAAGCCAGCCGAGGGGGAGGACTCCGCAGCAGACGCAG gcaaacagctggtgcaTTACACAGCCCAGCCCCTGTTCCTGGTGGACTCCAACGCTGTGGACATGGGCAGCGCAGACATGCCCATTTTCTTCGAGCTGGGGGAAGGGCCCGGCTTCACAGAGGGAGAGGAAGGCTTGGAGGACCCCGCCCTCTCCCTGCTCTCCGGGACAGCCCCCACCAAGCCGCAGGACCCCGCGGTCTCCTAA
- the HSF1 gene encoding heat shock factor protein 1 isoform X4: MEPPGAVAGGGAGSNVPAFLTKLWTLVEDPDTDALICWSPSGNSFHVFDQGQFAKEVLPKYFKHNNMASFVRQLNMYGFRKVIHIEQGGLVKPEKDDTEFQHPYFLRGQEHLLENIKRKVTNVSSIKNEDIKVRQDSMTKLLTDVQMMKGRQESMDSKLIAMKHENEALWREVASLRQKHAQQQKVVNKLIQFLISLVQSNRILGVKRKIPLMLNDGSSPHAMPKYGRQYSLEHLHSPSPYSASSPAYGGSKLYSPGSGPIIADVTELARSSPSPCPSSSSFEEERSSPVVRIKEEPPSPSCSPPAEDISPVGTPLSPSAFIDSIFQEDQPGSTSSAAPSAHSARVQPHEKCLSVACLDKNELSEHLDTIDSNLDNLQTVLTTHGFSVDASALLDLFSPSMAVTDMSLPDLDSSLASIQELLSSQEQQKPAEGEDSAADAGKQLVHYTAQPLFLVDSNAVDMGSADMPIFFELGEGPGFTEGEEGLEDPALSLLSGTAPTKPQDPAVS; the protein is encoded by the exons AGCGGGAACAGCTTCCATGTTTTCGACCAAGGCCAGTTTGCCAAGGAGGTCCTTCCCAAATACTTCAAACACAACAACATGGCCAGCTTTGTGCGGCAGTTGAACATGT ATGGTTTTCGAAAGGTGATTCACATCGAGCAGGGTGGCCTGGTAAAGCCCGAGAAGGATGATACTGAATTCCAGCACCCCTACTTCCTCCGTGGCCAGGAACATCTCCTGGAGAATATCAAGAGGAAAGTCACTAAT gtATCCAGCATAAAGAATGAAGATATTAAGGTTCGCCAGGACAGCATGACCAAATTGCTGACAGATGTCCAAATGATGAAGGGCAGGCAAGAGAGTATGGACTCCAAGTTGATAGCAATGAAGCA TGAGAACGAGGCACTGTGGCGAGAGGTGGCCAGTTTGCGGCAGAAGCACGCACAGCAACAGAAGGTTGTCAATAAG CTTATCCAGTTCTTGATTTCCTTGGTGCAGTCCAATCGTATTCTTGGGGTGAAGAGGAAGAT CCCCTTGATGTTGAATGACGGCAGTTCACCCCACGCCATGCCCAAGTATGGCCGGCAGTATTCCTTGGAGCACCTCCACAGCCCGTCCCCATACTCC GCCTCCTCCCCCGCGTACGGCGGCTCCAAGCTGTACTCCCCCGGCTCCGGCCCGATCATCGCTGATGTGACCGAGCTGGCCCGGTCCAGCCCATCCCCCtgccccagcagcagcagctttgagGAGGAGAG GAGCAGCCCCGTGGTCCGTATCAAAGAAGAGCCCCCGAGCCCCTCGTGCAGCCCCCCAGCAGAAGACATCAGCCCCGTCGGCACACCGCTCTCGCCCTCAGCTTTCATCGACTCCATCTTCCAGGAGGACCAGCCTGGGAGCACCTCCTCTGCAGCCCCTTCGGCCCACAGTGCCCGAGTGCAGCCACACGAAAAGTGCCTCAGCGTGGCCTGCCTGGACAA AAATGAGCTGAGTGAGCACCTGGACACCATCGATTCCAACCTGGACAATCTTCAGACTGTGCTAACCACCCATGGCTTCAGCGTGGACGCCAGCGCCTTGCTGGAC CTCTTTAGTCCTTCCATGGCGGTGACGGATATGAGTTTGCCAGATCTCGACAGCAGCTTGGCCAGC ATCCAGGAGCTCCTCTCCTCCCAAGAGCAGCAGAAGCCAGCCGAGGGGGAGGACTCCGCAGCAGACGCAG gcaaacagctggtgcaTTACACAGCCCAGCCCCTGTTCCTGGTGGACTCCAACGCTGTGGACATGGGCAGCGCAGACATGCCCATTTTCTTCGAGCTGGGGGAAGGGCCCGGCTTCACAGAGGGAGAGGAAGGCTTGGAGGACCCCGCCCTCTCCCTGCTCTCCGGGACAGCCCCCACCAAGCCGCAGGACCCCGCGGTCTCCTAA